A portion of the Chloroflexota bacterium genome contains these proteins:
- a CDS encoding MerR family transcriptional regulator, translating into MKTETIAPPEKETMSIGELARRIGLTTRTVRYYEEMGLLVGVTRGTNGRRIYTEEDLYQLRLIRRGKLLLGLSLAEMKELVEVFRQTGTERSVIQRSIEILTSHLDEVEDKLKKLESYRRLLAAEIKRVKGLL; encoded by the coding sequence GTGAAAACAGAAACGATAGCGCCACCTGAGAAAGAGACTATGAGCATTGGTGAGTTAGCACGGCGAATTGGCTTAACTACTCGTACGGTTCGCTACTATGAAGAGATGGGGCTGCTCGTAGGTGTGACCCGTGGAACAAACGGGCGCCGAATCTATACTGAGGAAGACCTTTATCAACTGCGCCTTATACGACGTGGTAAACTACTCCTGGGGCTATCGCTGGCCGAGATGAAAGAGCTGGTTGAAGTGTTCAGGCAGACTGGCACTGAAAGGAGTGTTATCCAGCGCAGTATTGAGATCTTGACGTCTCATCTTGACGAGGTGGAAGACAAGCTGAAAAAGCTGGAAAGCTATCGGAGGTTGCTGGCTGCAGAAATCAAACGAGTTAAAGGACTGCTATAA
- a CDS encoding methylmalonyl-CoA mutase — protein sequence MADSIRVLLGKIGLDGHDRGIRMVAAWLRDGGMEVVYVGTHQTAERLARAASEEDADVIGLSFQGADHVPLCKQMLEQMKAHGLQDRLLVVGGNIPRVDIPLLKEMGVDAIFASGTPMSKSVAYIQENAHKKRSKEAK from the coding sequence ATGGCAGATTCAATTCGGGTTCTGTTAGGCAAAATCGGGCTCGATGGCCATGACAGGGGCATCAGAATGGTGGCGGCCTGGCTGCGCGATGGGGGCATGGAAGTGGTTTATGTGGGAACGCATCAAACAGCGGAAAGGCTGGCCAGAGCTGCCAGCGAGGAAGACGCGGATGTCATCGGGCTAAGCTTTCAGGGCGCTGACCATGTGCCCCTGTGTAAGCAGATGTTAGAGCAGATGAAGGCACATGGCTTACAGGACAGGCTCCTGGTTGTTGGCGGCAATATCCCTCGCGTTGATATCCCCTTACTTAAAGAGATGGGTGTGGATGCAATTTTTGCCAGTGGCACTCCAATGAGTAAATCGGTGGCATATATTCAAGAGAATGCACACAAAAAACGCAGCAAGGAGGCGAAATGA